The Thioclava sp. GXIMD4216 genome contains the following window.
CAGGCCTCAACGAGCTTCGGCTTGCCATCCTTGGTGACGTGATCGGTCACCACCGCCACCCGTTTGGCGCCATGCACCAGATCCATCGCGCCGCCTACCGCAGGCACGCCCTTGGACCCCACCCGCCAATTCGCCAGATCGCCGTTTTGGGCGACCTGATAAGCGCCCAGCACCGCCAGATCCAGATGGCCGCCACGGACCATCGAGAAGCTGTCCGCATGGTGGAAAAACGCGGCACCGGGGTTCAGGGTGATCGCCTTCTTGCCGGCATTGATCAGATCCCAATCCTCCTCACCGGCGGGCGGGGCCTCGCCAAAGCCCAGAACGCCGTTCTCGGTGTGATAGATCACATCGCGGCCTTCGGGTTGGAACTTGGCGATCATCTCGGGGAAGCCGATGCCGAGGTTCACATAGGAACCGTCCTCGATGTCCTGCGCCGCGCGCCATGCGATTTGCGCGTTGGAAAGTTTCATATCAAGCATCAGTAGACCACTCCCGTCCGGACAAGGACTTCTTCCTGTTGCGGGTCTTTCACCTCGACCAAGGCATCGACGAAAATGCCGGGGGTGATGACTTCCTGCGGGTCGATCCCGCCCGGCTCGATCAGGCTCGAGACCTGCGCGATGGTGCGGTTTGCGGCCATCGCCATCAGTGGGTTGAAGTTCCGCCCCGCCATCCGATAGGTCATATTGCCCATCTTATCGCCGATATGGCCCTTGATCAGCGCGAAATCGGCCTTCAGCCAGCGTTCCTGCACATAGGATTTACCCTCGAATTCCTCGACGGGCTTGCCTTCGGCCAGCTCGGTCCCGAAAGAAGTCGGCGTGTAGAAGGCGGGGATGCCCGCACCTGCGGCACGGATACGCTCGGCCAGCGTGCCCTGCGGCACCAGTTCCAGCGCGATCTCGCCCGCGAGATATTTCTCGTTGAAGGCTTCGGCATTCGACGAGCGCGGGAAAGAGCAGATCATCTTGCCCACCATGCCCGCCTTGATCATCGCCGCGATCCCGATGGACCCATTGCCGGCGTTATTATTGACCACGGTCAGGTTTTTCGGGCTACCGGTCGCGCGGAAACGGTCGATCAATGCGTGGATCAGCTCGATCGGTGCGCCCGACCCGCCAAAGCCCCCGATCATCAGCACGCAACCGTCGGGAATATCCGCGACGGCTGCGGCCACAGACGAAACAGTCTTGTCCATGTAAGTCCTCCTAATTGGGGCCGACATTACGCTTGCGGATGTGACCGGAGAAGCCGTATTGTTCGTATATTGATCTTTGTTCATATAGACGAAAAGGGCGTTCGCATGTTGAACAAACCGACCGATCATATCGGGTCTCTGGCCAAGGCGCTGAAGGTGATGGAGTGCTTTGGTGCCGAGACGCCGCGCCTTGCCATCACCGATGTGGCCGCCCGCACAGGGTTTGACCGCGCCACCGCGCGGCGCTGCCTTCTGACGCTGTATCACGAGGGCTATGCCGAATATGATGGCAAGTTCTTCAGCCTGACGCCCCGCGTTTTACGGCTGGGGATGGGGGCGCTGGCCTCGATGCCGCTGGCGCAGGTGGTGCAGCCCTGGCTCGACCAGCTGTCAGAGCAGATCGGGCAATCCTGTTCGGTGGCGATCCTTGACGAGACCGAAATCGTCTATCTGGCGCGAGCGGCGCAGCGGCGGGTGATGTCCATCGGCCTCATGCCCGGATCGCGGCTGCCGGCGCATTGCACCTCGATGGGGCGGGTGCTGCTGGCGGCGTTGCCCGAGCCCGATGCCCGCGCACGGATTGAGGCCTCCGATCTCAGCCCGCGCAGCCCGCAAAGCCTGACCGATCCCGACGAGATCATGGGCGTGATCGCGCAGGTCCGCGCGCAGGGCTATGCCACCATCGATCAGGAGGTCGAGCCTGGCTTG
Protein-coding sequences here:
- a CDS encoding 3-oxoacid CoA-transferase subunit B — protein: MLDMKLSNAQIAWRAAQDIEDGSYVNLGIGFPEMIAKFQPEGRDVIYHTENGVLGFGEAPPAGEEDWDLINAGKKAITLNPGAAFFHHADSFSMVRGGHLDLAVLGAYQVAQNGDLANWRVGSKGVPAVGGAMDLVHGAKRVAVVTDHVTKDGKPKLVEACTFPLTGLGCVTRVYTSLCVVDIVDGKFVLREKLAAMSMEELQSYTGATLHVDGSVGEMTVPEGL
- a CDS encoding IclR family transcriptional regulator C-terminal domain-containing protein — its product is MLNKPTDHIGSLAKALKVMECFGAETPRLAITDVAARTGFDRATARRCLLTLYHEGYAEYDGKFFSLTPRVLRLGMGALASMPLAQVVQPWLDQLSEQIGQSCSVAILDETEIVYLARAAQRRVMSIGLMPGSRLPAHCTSMGRVLLAALPEPDARARIEASDLSPRSPQSLTDPDEIMGVIAQVRAQGYATIDQEVEPGLRSLAVPILDARGRTVAALNTGFAALHHDIDEARAEYLPALLKVQAGLRRMI
- a CDS encoding 3-oxoacid CoA-transferase subunit A translates to MDKTVSSVAAAVADIPDGCVLMIGGFGGSGAPIELIHALIDRFRATGSPKNLTVVNNNAGNGSIGIAAMIKAGMVGKMICSFPRSSNAEAFNEKYLAGEIALELVPQGTLAERIRAAGAGIPAFYTPTSFGTELAEGKPVEEFEGKSYVQERWLKADFALIKGHIGDKMGNMTYRMAGRNFNPLMAMAANRTIAQVSSLIEPGGIDPQEVITPGIFVDALVEVKDPQQEEVLVRTGVVY